One Methylomarinovum tepidoasis DNA window includes the following coding sequences:
- the radC gene encoding RadC family protein, whose product MKTIRDWPEGKRPREKLLQRGPQALSDAELLAIFLRTGIPGKTAVDLARELLARFGSLRALLQADAKTFTACKGLGSAKYVQLQAALEMARRHLYESLQRGKALTSPQVTRAFLVRQLRDQPYEVFAALFLDTRHRLIAYEPLFRGTIDGASVHPREVARRALELNAAAVIFAHNHPSGDPSPSGADRQITARLVQALGLFDIRVLDHVVVGDGETFSFAEHGWL is encoded by the coding sequence ATGAAAACGATTCGCGACTGGCCCGAGGGCAAGCGCCCCCGGGAGAAACTGCTGCAACGCGGGCCCCAGGCCCTGTCCGACGCCGAGCTGCTGGCGATTTTCCTGCGCACCGGCATCCCGGGCAAGACCGCCGTGGACCTGGCCCGCGAACTTTTGGCCCGCTTCGGCTCCCTGCGCGCCCTGCTGCAGGCCGACGCCAAGACCTTCACCGCCTGCAAGGGACTGGGCAGCGCCAAATACGTGCAACTGCAGGCGGCGCTGGAGATGGCCCGCCGTCATCTGTACGAGAGCCTGCAGCGGGGCAAAGCCCTGACCTCGCCCCAGGTGACCCGCGCCTTTCTGGTGCGCCAGCTGCGCGATCAGCCCTACGAGGTCTTCGCCGCCCTGTTTCTCGACACCCGCCACCGCCTGATCGCCTACGAACCGCTGTTCCGCGGCACCATCGACGGGGCCAGCGTCCATCCCCGCGAGGTGGCGCGCCGCGCCCTGGAACTGAACGCCGCCGCCGTCATCTTCGCCCACAACCACCCCTCCGGCGACCCCAGCCCCAGCGGTGCCGACCGCCAGATCACCGCCCGTCTGGTGCAGGCGCTGGGGCTGTTCGACATCCGCGTGCTCGACCACGTCGTGGTCGGCGACGGGGAAACCTTTTCCTTCGCCGAACACGGCTGGCTTTAG
- a CDS encoding phosphoribosylaminoimidazolesuccinocarboxamide synthase, with the protein MPPETLFESNLRSLELLGRGKVRDIYAIDAERLLIVTTDRLSAFDVVFPDPIPGKGQVLTAVSSFWFQRLSHLIPNHLLDVPLADILPDAAERDQVETRAVVARRLKPLPVEAIVRGYLIGSGWKDYQRTGGVCGIELPPGLRLAEKLPEPIYTPSTKAEIGTHDENIDFERTVELLGRETAEKVRQVSLRIYTEAAAYALERGIIIADTKFEFGLDEKGELYWIDEALTPDSSRFWPAERYRVGVSPPSFDKQFVRDYVESIGWNKRPPAPRLPPEIIAKTAEKYREAQRRLLGEG; encoded by the coding sequence ATGCCCCCCGAGACCCTGTTCGAATCCAATCTCCGGTCCCTCGAGCTGCTGGGTCGCGGCAAGGTCCGCGACATCTACGCCATCGACGCCGAGCGCCTGCTGATCGTCACCACCGACCGGCTGTCCGCTTTCGACGTGGTGTTCCCCGATCCGATCCCCGGCAAGGGGCAGGTGCTGACGGCGGTGTCCAGCTTCTGGTTCCAGCGCCTGTCGCACCTGATCCCCAACCATCTGCTCGACGTGCCGCTGGCGGACATTCTCCCGGACGCGGCAGAGCGCGACCAGGTGGAAACCCGGGCGGTGGTGGCGCGCCGCCTGAAGCCGCTGCCGGTGGAGGCCATCGTGCGCGGCTACCTGATCGGTTCCGGCTGGAAGGATTATCAGCGCACCGGCGGGGTCTGCGGCATCGAACTGCCGCCGGGGCTGCGCCTGGCCGAGAAACTGCCCGAGCCCATCTACACCCCTTCCACCAAGGCCGAGATCGGCACCCACGACGAGAACATCGACTTCGAGCGCACCGTCGAACTGCTGGGCCGGGAAACGGCCGAAAAAGTGCGCCAGGTCAGTTTGCGGATCTACACCGAGGCGGCCGCCTACGCCTTGGAGCGCGGCATCATCATCGCCGACACCAAGTTCGAGTTCGGCCTCGACGAGAAAGGCGAGCTGTATTGGATCGACGAGGCCCTGACGCCGGATTCTTCCCGTTTCTGGCCGGCGGAGCGGTACCGGGTCGGCGTCAGCCCGCCGAGCTTCGACAAGCAGTTCGTGCGCGATTACGTCGAATCCATCGGTTGGAACAAACGGCCCCCGGCCCCCCGGCTGCCGCCGGAGATCATCGCCAAGACCGCGGAGAAGTACCGCGAGGCCCAGCGGCGTCTGCTGGGGGAGGGCTAA
- the djlA gene encoding co-chaperone DjlA, which translates to MSWLGKVLGGTFGFMLGGPLGALLGAAVGHQFDRGLGEFQSLPRMDAGQQERIQMAFFTATFSVMGHLAKADGRVTEEEIAVARQIMDRMDLPPHLRETAIRLFREGKSPNFPLDATLDQFRQEVGRRASLIRLFLEIQLQAAYADGRLHPTEERLLLHICQRLGFSRFEFQALRAFIEAQLRFTQAYAQHQYQQRHGHRPPPRRQQPSLSDAYALLGVSPDASDAEIKKAYRRLMSQHHPDKLVAKGLPEEMVRIATEKTQKIREAYEIIRNHRQHR; encoded by the coding sequence ATGAGCTGGTTAGGCAAAGTCTTGGGCGGCACCTTCGGCTTCATGCTCGGCGGTCCCCTGGGCGCGCTGCTGGGCGCCGCCGTCGGCCATCAGTTCGACCGCGGCCTGGGCGAGTTCCAATCCCTGCCGCGCATGGACGCAGGACAACAGGAACGCATCCAGATGGCCTTCTTCACCGCCACCTTCTCGGTCATGGGCCACCTGGCCAAGGCCGACGGCCGCGTCACCGAGGAGGAGATCGCCGTCGCCCGTCAGATCATGGACCGCATGGACCTGCCGCCGCATTTGCGGGAAACCGCCATCCGCCTGTTCCGCGAGGGCAAGTCGCCGAACTTTCCCCTCGACGCCACCCTCGACCAGTTCCGCCAGGAAGTGGGGCGGCGCGCGTCGCTGATCCGCCTGTTTCTGGAGATCCAGCTCCAGGCTGCCTACGCCGACGGCCGTCTCCATCCCACCGAGGAGCGCCTGCTGCTGCACATCTGCCAGCGGCTGGGCTTCTCCCGCTTCGAGTTTCAGGCCCTGCGCGCCTTCATCGAAGCCCAGCTGCGTTTCACCCAGGCTTACGCCCAGCATCAGTACCAGCAGCGCCACGGTCACCGTCCGCCCCCCCGGCGCCAGCAGCCCAGTCTGAGCGATGCCTACGCCCTGCTCGGCGTCTCTCCCGATGCCAGCGACGCCGAAATCAAAAAAGCCTACCGCCGCCTCATGAGCCAGCATCATCCCGACAAGCTGGTGGCCAAGGGCCTGCCGGAGGAGATGGTCAGGATCGCCACCGAAAAAACCCAGAAGATCCGCGAAGCCTACGAGATCATCCGCAACCATCGGCAACACCGTTGA
- a CDS encoding DUF6763 family protein — MNELDPIVGNWYLDLETDQKFEVVAVDEDSGAIEIQYHDGNIDELDFDAWQELNLEPIEPPEDWAAPLDDVEPDDIPYSEMGLEEGGEEWEDGDFPARGDDDAFHEERE; from the coding sequence ATGAACGAACTCGATCCGATCGTCGGCAACTGGTATCTGGATCTGGAAACCGATCAGAAATTCGAGGTCGTCGCCGTCGACGAGGATTCCGGCGCCATCGAAATCCAGTACCACGACGGCAACATCGACGAACTGGACTTCGACGCCTGGCAGGAGCTGAACCTGGAACCCATCGAGCCCCCGGAGGACTGGGCCGCCCCCCTGGACGACGTGGAGCCGGACGACATTCCCTATTCGGAGATGGGTCTGGAGGAGGGCGGCGAGGAATGGGAGGACGGGGACTTCCCTGCCCGCGGCGATGACGACGCCTTCCACGAAGAGCGGGAATGA
- a CDS encoding alpha-amylase family glycosyl hydrolase, whose protein sequence is MNGRFPSEYRQRIRNRLAFLYGEAQADALTDHLLEKLAGFAPETHPAPPSLWRERDLLLITYGDSIRSRDETPLRTLHRFLTAHLGDAVSSVHILPYFPYSSDDGFAVIDYLRVNPALGDWPDVEAIARDFRLMTDLVINHVSSRHAWFQNYLRDLDPGRDYFIEVDPGTDLSQVVRPRTTPLLTRFETVRGPRWLWTTFSPDQIDVNFQNPKVLFEYLDILLYYLGKGSRMIRLDAIAYLWKKIGTPCIHLPETHEVVKLLRDVVAQAAPDTLLITETNVPHRENISYFGQGDEAHVVYQFPLPPLVLHALYTGDVGYLNHWAANLEPPPPGCTFLNFLACHDGIGLRPLEGIVPPEEIDRLVAGMQELGGLVSWRATPDGGRAPYELNIAWFSAMQGTAKGRDGLAVERHRCAHAIMLALQGIPAFYILSLLGTENDREGVEQTGAPRAINRHKWDLDALQARLADPHSPQARVFTELRRLAGLRRRQPAFHPDAPQQVLDLDPAIFAVRRQTESQTLLAFHNVTATPRLIPLPGGQWHELLSGERVEAEIALPPYGVAWLALA, encoded by the coding sequence ATGAACGGCCGTTTCCCCTCCGAATACCGCCAGCGCATCCGCAACCGCCTGGCATTCCTCTACGGCGAGGCGCAGGCCGACGCGCTCACCGACCACCTGTTGGAAAAGCTGGCCGGCTTCGCCCCGGAAACCCATCCGGCGCCGCCCTCGCTTTGGCGCGAGCGCGACCTGCTGCTCATCACCTACGGCGACAGCATCCGCAGCCGGGATGAAACGCCGCTGCGCACCCTGCACCGGTTTTTGACCGCGCATCTGGGCGATGCGGTCAGCAGCGTCCACATTCTGCCCTACTTCCCCTACAGCTCCGACGACGGTTTTGCGGTCATCGACTATCTGCGGGTCAATCCCGCACTGGGCGACTGGCCCGACGTGGAGGCCATCGCCCGCGACTTCCGCCTGATGACGGATCTGGTCATCAACCACGTCTCCAGCCGGCACGCCTGGTTCCAGAACTATCTGCGCGACCTGGACCCGGGCCGCGACTATTTCATCGAAGTCGATCCCGGCACCGATCTGTCACAGGTGGTCCGCCCCCGCACCACCCCGCTGCTGACCCGTTTCGAAACCGTGCGCGGCCCGCGCTGGCTCTGGACCACCTTCAGCCCGGACCAGATCGACGTCAACTTCCAGAACCCCAAGGTCCTGTTCGAATACCTGGACATTCTGCTGTACTACCTGGGCAAAGGCTCCCGGATGATCCGCCTCGACGCCATCGCCTACCTGTGGAAGAAGATCGGCACCCCCTGCATCCATCTGCCGGAAACCCACGAGGTGGTCAAGCTGCTGCGGGACGTGGTGGCGCAGGCGGCCCCGGACACCCTGCTCATCACCGAAACCAACGTCCCCCACCGGGAGAACATCAGCTATTTCGGTCAGGGGGACGAGGCCCACGTGGTCTACCAGTTCCCCCTGCCGCCCCTGGTGCTCCACGCCCTCTACACCGGCGATGTCGGCTATCTCAACCATTGGGCGGCGAACCTGGAACCGCCGCCCCCGGGCTGCACCTTCCTCAACTTCCTCGCCTGCCACGACGGCATCGGCCTGCGGCCCCTGGAGGGGATCGTCCCGCCCGAGGAGATCGACCGCCTGGTGGCCGGGATGCAGGAACTGGGCGGGCTGGTTTCCTGGCGCGCTACCCCCGACGGCGGCCGCGCCCCCTACGAGCTCAACATCGCCTGGTTCAGCGCCATGCAGGGCACCGCCAAGGGCCGCGACGGCCTGGCCGTCGAACGGCACCGCTGCGCCCACGCCATCATGCTGGCGCTGCAGGGCATCCCCGCCTTCTACATCCTCAGCCTGCTGGGCACCGAAAACGACCGCGAAGGCGTCGAGCAAACCGGCGCCCCCCGGGCCATCAACCGCCACAAATGGGACCTGGACGCGCTCCAGGCCCGCCTGGCCGATCCCCACTCCCCCCAGGCCCGTGTGTTCACCGAGCTGCGCCGTCTGGCCGGACTACGCCGCCGGCAGCCAGCCTTCCACCCCGACGCCCCGCAGCAGGTCCTCGACCTGGATCCTGCCATCTTCGCCGTCCGCCGCCAGACGGAAAGCCAGACTCTGCTGGCGTTCCACAACGTCACCGCCACCCCCCGCCTGATCCCGCTACCCGGCGGCCAGTGGCACGAGCTGTTGAGCGGCGAACGGGTGGAGGCGGAAATCGCCCTGCCGCCCTATGGGGTAGCTTGGCTGGCGCTGGCCTAG
- a CDS encoding glycosyl transferase — protein MGDFFQNGVVTTLHRLSDRPLEDLEEELIRFSRHRPMSLVLPSLYSELEGRALPAILEELAQVPYLNEIVIGLDRADEDQFRHAREFFDRLPQHHRILWHDGPRLRELDQLLASQGLAPQEPGKGRNVWYCYGYVIASGKADVIALHDCDILTYSREMPARLFYPVANPALNYRFCKGYYYRVADGRIHGRVTRLMLTPLVRALKTVIGPLDYLEFLDSFRYPLAGEFSMRVDVVREIRIPSDWGLEIGVLSEVHRNQAHSHFCQVEIADAYDHKHQPVSQDNPEAGLAKMSMDICKALYRKLATMGCVLHQETFRALKATYYRIALDFVDRYYSEARINGLAFDRHAEEQMVELFAQHIWLAGEQFLENPMETPFIPSWNRVVSALPDFLERLYQAVEEDNA, from the coding sequence ATGGGAGATTTCTTTCAGAACGGCGTCGTTACCACGCTGCACCGTCTGTCGGACCGGCCGCTTGAGGATCTGGAGGAGGAGCTGATCCGCTTCTCCCGCCACCGGCCCATGTCGCTGGTGTTGCCGTCGCTGTATTCGGAGCTGGAAGGCCGGGCGCTGCCGGCGATCCTGGAGGAACTGGCCCAGGTGCCGTATCTGAACGAGATCGTCATCGGACTCGACCGGGCCGACGAGGACCAGTTCCGCCACGCCCGGGAATTTTTCGACCGCCTGCCCCAGCATCACCGCATCCTGTGGCACGACGGGCCGCGCCTGCGGGAACTGGACCAGCTGCTCGCCTCCCAGGGGCTGGCGCCCCAGGAGCCGGGCAAGGGACGCAACGTCTGGTACTGTTACGGCTACGTCATCGCCTCCGGCAAGGCCGACGTCATCGCCCTGCACGATTGCGACATTCTCACCTACAGCCGCGAGATGCCGGCGCGACTGTTCTATCCGGTGGCCAATCCGGCCCTCAACTACCGTTTCTGCAAGGGCTATTACTACCGCGTCGCCGACGGCCGCATCCACGGCCGCGTCACCCGGCTGATGCTGACGCCCCTGGTGCGGGCGCTGAAGACCGTCATCGGCCCGCTGGACTATCTGGAATTCCTCGACAGCTTCCGCTATCCCCTGGCGGGGGAGTTCTCCATGCGCGTGGACGTGGTGCGGGAGATCCGCATCCCGAGCGACTGGGGCCTGGAGATCGGGGTGCTGTCGGAAGTCCACCGCAACCAGGCCCACAGCCATTTTTGTCAGGTGGAGATCGCCGACGCCTACGACCACAAGCACCAGCCGGTGTCCCAGGACAATCCGGAGGCCGGCCTGGCGAAGATGAGCATGGACATCTGCAAGGCGCTCTACCGTAAACTGGCGACCATGGGCTGTGTCCTCCACCAGGAAACCTTTCGCGCCCTCAAGGCCACCTACTACCGCATCGCCCTGGATTTCGTCGATCGCTACTACAGCGAAGCCCGCATCAACGGCCTGGCTTTCGACCGTCACGCCGAGGAGCAGATGGTGGAACTGTTCGCCCAGCACATCTGGCTCGCCGGCGAACAGTTTCTGGAAAACCCGATGGAAACCCCTTTCATTCCCAGCTGGAACCGGGTGGTGAGCGCTCTGCCCGATTTCCTCGAACGGCTTTACCAGGCGGTCGAGGAGGACAACGCCTAG
- a CDS encoding Uma2 family endonuclease: protein MTAVKRESRLTAEEYLDFEQKSFEIKHEYLAGEIWAMVGGTDRHNIVALNLASFLKAKLRGTPCRTFMADMKLRIDAADAFFYPDVFVTCDRRDRDERLYKRHPLFVAEVVSPSTELFDRGRKFHCYRQSPDLQEYWLIDPNRIAVDVYRRFGDDWLLHGYDADDGEIPLAALELTIGMGELYEDVF from the coding sequence ATGACCGCGGTCAAGCGAGAATCCAGGCTCACGGCTGAGGAATACCTCGACTTCGAGCAGAAAAGCTTCGAGATCAAGCACGAATACTTGGCCGGTGAGATCTGGGCCATGGTAGGCGGCACCGACCGCCATAACATCGTGGCCTTGAATCTGGCCAGTTTCCTGAAGGCAAAATTGCGCGGCACCCCCTGCCGCACCTTCATGGCGGACATGAAACTGCGCATCGATGCCGCCGACGCCTTCTTCTATCCCGACGTGTTCGTCACCTGCGACCGGCGCGACCGGGACGAGCGCCTCTACAAGCGTCACCCCCTGTTCGTCGCCGAGGTGGTCTCCCCTTCCACCGAGCTTTTCGACCGCGGCCGCAAGTTCCATTGCTACCGCCAGTCGCCCGATCTGCAGGAATACTGGCTCATCGATCCGAATCGCATCGCGGTGGATGTCTATCGCCGTTTCGGTGACGACTGGCTGCTGCACGGCTACGACGCCGACGACGGGGAGATCCCGCTGGCCGCCCTGGAATTGACCATCGGCATGGGTGAGCTGTATGAAGACGTGTTTTGA